A stretch of the Stigmatella aurantiaca genome encodes the following:
- a CDS encoding type I polyketide synthase produces the protein MIAILGMGCRFPGGADDPESFWRLIHDGRDATIEIPADRWDAGRYYSPERQPGKMYTRRGGFVPRLFDFDARFFGISGSEARNMDPQQRLLLEVAWEALEDAGIPPGSLAGSRTGVFVGASGGEYLFTHGAALGFGGVGALASVAAGRIAHYLDLRGPALSVDTACSSSMVALHMACESLRRGECDLALVGGVNSICFPAVHKMLCDIGALSPDGRCKTFSAAADGFARAEGCGMLVIGRWPGAARGRARAVVRATALNHDGHSSTLIAPSSEAQAALLRDVLAKAQLQPEDITYVEAHGTGTPVGDPVEFGALREVLGGERTQLLRVGAVKSNLGHLEAAAGMASLIKAVLSIERAELAPNLHVDCVNPRLELAGSGSALLTERVPWQKPPQGAHMVSVSSFGFAGTNAQAILEDSPEDLMASPPSSHSRHLLCLSARSDTALAELARRYERHLRERPSVGLADLSFTAAAGRTHFEHRAALILESREQAAEALARLARRETAEVLVRGTRTSDEPPRVGFLFTGQGSQYAGMGRGLYEQEPVFREALEACAQGLKGQLPKGLLEVMFAGPEERTIHETQYAQPALFSVQYALSRLWESWGVRPYAVVGHSVGEFAAACVAGVLELKDALELVAARGRLMQALPSKGSMVSVQAPVEKVREAMEAAGGGQVSIAAQNGPRSTVVSGEKQAVQEVVGRLEREGYKGQALTVSHAFHSAQMEPMLEEFERVARPVVARPARCKLISNVTGQAFQAGQAPDAAYWRKHVREPVLFEQGMRAMAELGVSTFLEIGPHPTLTTLSRAFLDSGDGTQAWLSSLRQGRDEPAHLLASAAALYARGVDLDWEGFFHHRGGRKIALPTYPFEHKRYWIPAESSGRGSEAGGALLHPLLGRRLPSALAVIPFYAELSAEDPAFLSDHRVHGMTLFPATGYVELALAAVRAIHGEGPCTLKNLGFERALVLPEGSRCQVQVLVTPLAAGKLSFEIHSQGTRPDEEGDWLLHARGEAMFEPAQHVQGDVSTWKQRLTGAVDVAAQYQELAGEGLQYGPGFQGVVEAWTSVSAPGEALATVRLPRELSEDAGAYLLHPAMLDACLQVVAAARRSLAGSNALSQDTYLPVGVDELGFSQSATDVLCHVTVSDKGTGGVISADLQLADTQGRPVASLRGLKLQRVDPSALRRMAKSEVRDWFYELGWKKLAGEQGAEKPANEGPGTWLVLADEGGVAHAVADVLTRRGHRCVKAAAAPAGRTQGAEGTPRAGAGQRIDAWIDPTSPEDFDRLVATVNEQGPLRGVIHMWALDDHSLRETSEELLLSDQQRTCVSALHLVQSLSRARGAPPALHLVTRGAWPVRDGDCVAATQASLWGLGRIIALEHPEFRCRLIDLDGRSELEDAGGVQGTEGAGELTGIVEALAAELESGEGEPQVALRGDQRYGARLSRLRKLGTEAEDRLSRPSGESFALESRRPGILEELILCPAPRPKPGRGQVEVEVAAAGLNFRDVMNAMGTYPGGPEPLGGECAGRISALGDGVQGLAVGDEVVVGLTRGAFRRFVLADARFVARKPASLDFAEVVTLPVAYLTAAYGLLRLGALKPGERVLIHAGAGGVGLAAIQLAQRAGAEIFTTAGSPRKRDLLRSLGVEHVLDSRSLAFSEEIRTLTKGRGVDVVLNSLAGEFVTRSMSLLGPGGRFIEIGKVDLLRPEQVPAGVRYHPFDIGEVCALEDSLWREMFDDILHGIEVGKLRPLPHEAYPIEEARSAFRYMAQGRHIGKLVLTFDEGRTGSASSQVAISADGAYLVTGGLGGLGLRVARWLLEQGAGQVVLVSRRPPSGEAQARLRELEALAPGEGRVVVALGDVAQAGDVERIIDSIDHPGSGHAPGRSQRLRGIVHAAGFVEDSTLARLSQDSMARVMAPKMLGAWHLHRLTRRRTLDFFAGFSSMTSMVGNPGQGNYAAANAFLDALMHYRRGMGLPGLSINWSIWREVGMAAADAARRLTPLEARGIDAIGPDEGIAALEALLAGRIAQAGVMLVDWNRYLGGAAQNAPPLLAHLAQVRERTVASQPARAAQVVSPEQVEEVFTAEIRRVLDLDEDLYIDPAEPLDRLGLDSLMAVELRNRLGALLGVTLPATLLFDYPSIRALAGYVRAEVLKTPAEPSAAPKAAVPTAALDLSASGDKVAAILAAIESLSDAEQQRLLTNLLEGEE, from the coding sequence GTGATTGCCATCCTGGGCATGGGGTGCCGGTTCCCTGGAGGCGCGGATGATCCCGAGTCCTTCTGGCGGCTGATCCACGATGGGCGCGACGCCACGATCGAGATCCCCGCGGATCGCTGGGACGCTGGCCGCTACTACTCTCCAGAGCGGCAGCCGGGAAAGATGTACACCCGCCGGGGTGGCTTCGTGCCGCGGCTCTTCGACTTCGACGCGCGCTTCTTCGGGATCAGCGGCTCCGAGGCGCGCAACATGGATCCGCAGCAGCGCCTGCTGCTCGAGGTCGCGTGGGAGGCGCTGGAGGACGCGGGCATTCCCCCCGGCAGCCTGGCGGGCTCGCGCACGGGGGTTTTTGTCGGCGCGTCGGGAGGAGAGTACCTCTTCACCCATGGCGCGGCCCTGGGGTTCGGGGGCGTCGGCGCCTTGGCGTCCGTGGCGGCTGGCCGGATTGCGCACTATCTGGATCTCCGAGGGCCTGCCCTCTCCGTGGACACCGCGTGCTCGTCGTCGATGGTGGCCCTGCACATGGCCTGCGAGAGCTTGCGGCGAGGCGAGTGCGACCTGGCCCTGGTAGGCGGGGTGAACAGCATCTGTTTCCCCGCCGTCCACAAGATGTTGTGCGACATCGGTGCGTTGTCGCCAGACGGCCGCTGCAAGACCTTCTCCGCGGCTGCGGATGGCTTTGCCCGGGCCGAGGGCTGCGGCATGCTGGTCATCGGGCGGTGGCCCGGTGCAGCGCGTGGGCGAGCCCGGGCCGTGGTGCGTGCCACCGCGCTCAACCACGATGGCCACAGCAGCACGCTGATCGCGCCCAGCAGCGAGGCTCAGGCCGCCCTGCTGCGCGATGTCCTCGCCAAAGCTCAGCTGCAGCCCGAGGACATCACCTACGTCGAAGCCCATGGCACGGGCACCCCGGTGGGCGACCCGGTCGAGTTCGGCGCCCTGCGGGAAGTCCTCGGAGGCGAGCGCACCCAACTCCTGCGGGTGGGCGCCGTGAAGTCCAACCTCGGCCACCTCGAGGCCGCTGCCGGAATGGCCAGCCTCATCAAGGCCGTGCTCTCGATCGAGCGCGCGGAACTCGCGCCCAACCTCCACGTGGATTGCGTCAATCCCCGCCTCGAGCTGGCTGGCTCCGGCTCGGCGCTCCTCACCGAGCGCGTGCCCTGGCAGAAGCCACCTCAAGGGGCCCACATGGTCAGTGTCAGCAGCTTCGGCTTTGCGGGCACCAACGCCCAAGCCATCCTCGAAGATTCGCCAGAGGACCTCATGGCGTCCCCTCCTTCCTCTCACTCACGGCACCTGCTCTGCCTGTCGGCCAGGAGCGACACCGCGCTTGCCGAGCTGGCTCGCCGCTATGAGCGGCACCTGCGTGAGCGTCCCTCTGTCGGCCTCGCCGACCTCAGCTTCACCGCAGCCGCGGGCCGGACGCACTTTGAGCACCGCGCGGCGCTGATCCTGGAGAGCCGTGAGCAGGCCGCCGAGGCCCTCGCCCGGTTGGCCCGGCGTGAGACGGCGGAAGTGCTCGTCCGCGGAACGCGTACGTCCGATGAGCCGCCGCGCGTGGGCTTCCTGTTCACGGGACAGGGCTCGCAGTACGCGGGGATGGGAAGGGGGCTGTACGAGCAGGAGCCTGTGTTCCGAGAGGCGCTGGAGGCGTGCGCACAGGGGCTGAAAGGGCAGCTGCCCAAGGGACTGCTGGAGGTGATGTTCGCGGGGCCCGAGGAGAGGACGATCCACGAGACACAGTACGCGCAGCCAGCGCTCTTTAGCGTGCAGTACGCGCTGAGCCGGCTGTGGGAGAGCTGGGGAGTGAGGCCATACGCGGTGGTGGGCCACAGCGTGGGGGAGTTCGCGGCGGCGTGTGTGGCGGGAGTGCTGGAGCTGAAGGACGCGTTGGAGCTGGTGGCGGCGAGGGGCCGGTTGATGCAGGCGCTGCCCTCGAAGGGGAGCATGGTGTCGGTGCAGGCGCCAGTGGAGAAGGTGAGAGAGGCGATGGAGGCGGCCGGAGGAGGGCAGGTGTCCATCGCGGCGCAGAACGGGCCGAGAAGCACGGTGGTGTCGGGTGAGAAGCAGGCGGTGCAGGAGGTGGTGGGGAGGCTGGAGAGGGAGGGGTACAAGGGGCAGGCCCTGACGGTGTCGCACGCGTTCCACTCGGCACAGATGGAGCCGATGCTGGAGGAGTTCGAGCGGGTGGCGCGCCCGGTGGTGGCGAGGCCAGCGCGCTGCAAGCTGATCTCGAATGTGACGGGGCAGGCGTTCCAGGCGGGGCAGGCCCCGGACGCGGCGTACTGGCGCAAGCACGTGAGAGAGCCTGTGCTGTTCGAGCAGGGGATGCGAGCGATGGCGGAGCTGGGCGTGTCCACCTTCCTGGAGATCGGGCCTCATCCCACGCTCACCACCTTGTCTCGCGCGTTCCTGGACAGCGGTGACGGCACGCAGGCCTGGCTCTCGTCCTTGCGGCAGGGCCGCGATGAGCCCGCCCATCTTCTCGCCAGCGCCGCCGCGCTCTACGCTCGGGGAGTCGATCTCGACTGGGAGGGCTTCTTCCATCACCGAGGCGGCCGCAAGATCGCCCTGCCGACCTATCCCTTCGAACACAAGCGCTATTGGATACCGGCCGAATCCAGTGGCCGGGGCAGCGAGGCAGGTGGCGCGCTCCTGCACCCACTCCTTGGGAGGCGTCTGCCCTCTGCGCTGGCGGTCATTCCTTTCTACGCGGAGCTCAGCGCGGAGGATCCTGCCTTCCTGAGTGACCACCGCGTCCATGGGATGACCCTCTTCCCTGCGACGGGCTACGTGGAGCTGGCGCTCGCCGCCGTGCGCGCGATCCACGGTGAGGGCCCTTGCACGCTGAAGAACCTCGGCTTCGAACGCGCCCTGGTGCTTCCCGAGGGCAGCCGGTGCCAGGTGCAGGTGCTCGTGACTCCGCTGGCTGCGGGCAAGCTGTCGTTCGAGATCCACAGCCAGGGCACTCGTCCGGACGAAGAGGGAGACTGGCTCCTGCACGCTCGCGGCGAAGCCATGTTCGAGCCGGCCCAGCACGTCCAGGGTGACGTGAGCACGTGGAAGCAGCGGCTGACCGGCGCCGTGGACGTGGCGGCGCAATACCAGGAGCTGGCAGGCGAGGGGCTCCAGTACGGCCCTGGTTTCCAGGGCGTGGTGGAGGCCTGGACCTCGGTCTCGGCACCGGGGGAGGCCCTGGCCACGGTGCGCCTGCCGAGGGAACTCAGCGAGGATGCAGGGGCCTACCTCCTTCACCCGGCGATGCTGGACGCCTGTCTTCAGGTCGTCGCCGCGGCGCGGCGCTCCCTGGCGGGCTCCAACGCGCTCTCCCAGGACACCTACCTGCCGGTGGGAGTGGACGAGCTCGGCTTCTCGCAGAGTGCCACCGACGTGCTCTGCCACGTGACCGTCTCGGATAAGGGCACGGGTGGAGTGATCTCGGCGGACCTCCAACTCGCTGACACACAGGGCCGCCCCGTGGCCTCGCTGCGCGGGCTCAAGCTCCAGCGCGTCGATCCGAGCGCTCTGCGCCGTATGGCCAAGAGCGAGGTTCGCGACTGGTTCTATGAGCTCGGCTGGAAGAAGCTGGCGGGTGAGCAGGGCGCTGAGAAGCCCGCCAACGAGGGGCCTGGGACCTGGCTGGTCTTGGCGGATGAGGGTGGGGTGGCGCATGCGGTCGCCGATGTCCTCACGCGCCGTGGGCACCGCTGCGTGAAGGCCGCTGCCGCGCCCGCCGGGAGGACCCAGGGCGCCGAGGGGACGCCGCGCGCGGGGGCTGGACAGAGGATTGATGCGTGGATCGATCCCACGAGCCCCGAGGACTTCGATCGGCTCGTGGCGACCGTCAACGAACAGGGCCCGCTGCGGGGTGTGATCCACATGTGGGCGCTGGATGACCACTCCCTTCGCGAGACCTCGGAGGAACTGCTGCTCTCAGACCAGCAGCGGACATGTGTCAGCGCGCTTCACCTCGTGCAGTCTCTCAGCCGCGCTCGTGGTGCCCCTCCCGCCCTGCACCTGGTGACCCGGGGCGCTTGGCCCGTGCGCGATGGCGACTGCGTGGCCGCCACCCAGGCCTCGCTGTGGGGCTTGGGGCGGATCATCGCCTTGGAGCATCCCGAGTTCCGCTGCCGCTTGATCGATCTCGATGGACGCTCCGAGTTGGAGGATGCCGGGGGCGTCCAGGGGACTGAAGGCGCCGGGGAACTCACGGGCATCGTGGAGGCCCTGGCGGCAGAGCTCGAAAGCGGAGAGGGCGAGCCGCAGGTGGCCTTGCGCGGTGATCAGCGGTACGGCGCTCGCCTCTCGCGCCTGCGCAAGCTCGGCACCGAGGCCGAGGATCGCTTGTCGCGGCCTTCAGGAGAGTCGTTCGCGCTTGAGAGCCGGCGGCCTGGCATCCTGGAGGAACTCATCCTCTGCCCAGCGCCACGGCCGAAGCCAGGCCGGGGGCAGGTCGAGGTCGAGGTTGCCGCCGCTGGCCTCAACTTCCGCGATGTCATGAACGCGATGGGCACCTATCCCGGGGGGCCGGAGCCCCTCGGCGGCGAGTGCGCTGGCCGCATCTCCGCGCTGGGCGATGGAGTCCAGGGCCTCGCGGTGGGGGATGAGGTTGTGGTCGGTCTGACCCGGGGCGCCTTTCGCCGCTTCGTGCTCGCCGATGCCCGCTTCGTGGCACGCAAGCCCGCCTCGCTCGACTTCGCCGAGGTGGTGACGCTGCCCGTGGCTTACCTCACCGCGGCCTATGGGTTGCTGCGCTTGGGCGCCTTGAAGCCGGGGGAGCGGGTCCTCATCCACGCGGGCGCCGGTGGCGTCGGCTTGGCCGCAATCCAGCTCGCCCAGCGCGCCGGTGCCGAGATCTTCACGACAGCGGGCAGCCCCCGGAAGCGCGATCTCCTGCGCTCCCTGGGCGTCGAGCACGTCCTCGACTCGCGCTCGCTGGCTTTCTCCGAGGAGATCCGTACGCTGACGAAGGGCCGCGGCGTGGACGTGGTGCTCAACTCCCTGGCCGGCGAGTTCGTCACGCGGAGCATGTCGTTGCTCGGGCCTGGCGGGCGCTTCATCGAGATTGGCAAGGTCGACCTCCTCCGCCCGGAGCAAGTGCCCGCGGGCGTGCGCTACCACCCCTTCGACATCGGCGAGGTGTGTGCGCTCGAGGACTCGCTGTGGAGGGAGATGTTCGACGACATCCTCCACGGAATCGAGGTGGGCAAGCTGCGGCCCCTGCCGCACGAGGCCTATCCCATCGAAGAGGCCCGGAGCGCGTTCCGCTACATGGCCCAGGGCCGGCACATCGGCAAGCTGGTCCTGACGTTCGATGAGGGCCGCACCGGGAGCGCGAGCTCCCAGGTCGCCATCTCCGCCGACGGTGCCTACCTGGTGACGGGAGGCCTGGGAGGGCTCGGCCTGCGCGTGGCGCGCTGGCTCCTGGAGCAGGGCGCCGGTCAGGTCGTGCTGGTGAGCCGCCGCCCTCCCTCCGGCGAGGCCCAGGCCCGCCTGCGCGAGCTGGAGGCCCTGGCGCCCGGCGAAGGGCGCGTCGTCGTGGCCCTGGGGGATGTCGCGCAAGCCGGGGACGTGGAGCGGATCATCGACTCGATCGATCACCCCGGCAGCGGACACGCGCCGGGCCGCTCCCAGCGGCTGCGCGGCATCGTGCATGCCGCGGGCTTCGTGGAAGACAGCACCCTGGCCCGGCTGAGCCAGGACAGCATGGCCCGGGTGATGGCGCCCAAGATGCTCGGCGCCTGGCACTTGCACCGGCTCACGCGCCGCCGGACGCTCGACTTCTTCGCCGGGTTCTCGTCCATGACGTCCATGGTGGGCAACCCAGGCCAGGGCAACTACGCCGCGGCCAACGCCTTCCTGGATGCCCTGATGCACTACCGCCGGGGCATGGGGCTGCCCGGCCTGAGCATCAACTGGAGCATCTGGCGCGAGGTCGGCATGGCCGCCGCAGATGCCGCCCGCCGCCTGACTCCCCTCGAGGCCCGCGGCATCGACGCCATCGGCCCGGACGAGGGGATCGCGGCCCTGGAGGCCCTGCTCGCGGGCCGCATCGCACAGGCGGGGGTCATGCTGGTCGATTGGAACCGCTACCTGGGAGGAGCCGCGCAGAACGCGCCTCCGCTCCTGGCACACCTGGCGCAGGTGAGAGAGCGGACCGTGGCCTCGCAGCCGGCCAGGGCCGCGCAGGTTGTCTCGCCGGAGCAGGTGGAGGAGGTGTTCACCGCCGAGATCCGCCGGGTGCTCGATCTGGACGAAGACCTCTACATCGATCCCGCCGAGCCGCTCGATCGGTTGGGCCTGGACTCACTCATGGCGGTGGAGCTGCGCAACCGGCTCGGCGCGCTCCTTGGGGTGACCTTGCCCGCGACGCTCCTCTTCGACTACCCGAGTATCCGGGCCCTGGCCGGCTACGTTCGGGCCGAGGTCCTGAAGACGCCCGCCGAGCCGTCCGCCGCTCCGAAGGCCGCAGTGCCCACCGCGGCCCTGGACCTGTCCGCGAGCGGAGACAAGGTGGCTGCGATCCTCGCTGCGATCGAGAGCTTGTCCGATGCGGAACAGCAGCGGCTCCTGACGAACCTGCTCGAAGGGGAGGAATAG